A stretch of Podospora bellae-mahoneyi strain CBS 112042 chromosome 5, whole genome shotgun sequence DNA encodes these proteins:
- a CDS encoding hypothetical protein (EggNog:ENOG503PXYG): MKLPTILFLPLLPTTLSTPLPNTTTPPSEINAPCNYDLGDCAPPLTCIPLFPTCTRWTTLKDPSWTGCPGTCQLIDLSTQKIYTKCAGWDLYDNCDERVEYCTDDPRNSGCGPSCDGPGICQPNDDWCGGEDKRECREGLACFIHPPVSVQGEKIAYGVCLPLRFGSEYYEKTGLEESWTEEWDGWQGGP; this comes from the coding sequence ATGAAGCTCCcaaccatcctcttcctccccctcctcccaaccaccctctcaaccccccttcccaacaccaccacccccccttccgaGATCAACGCTCCCTGTAACTACGACCTCGGCGACTGCGCCCCGCCCCTAACATgcatccccctcttcccaacCTGCACCCGCTGGACAACCCTCAAAGACCCCTCCTGGACCGGCTGCCCAGGCACCTGCCAACTAATCGACCTCTCCACGCAAAAAATCTACACAAAATGCGCCGGATGGGACCTCTACGACAACTGCGACGAGAGAGTAGAATACTGCACTGACGATCCCCGCAATAGCGGCTGCGGTCCCTCCTGTGATGGTCCTGGGATTTGCCAACCTAATGACGATTGGtgcgggggggaggacaaACGGGAGTgtagggaggggttggcgtGTTTTATTCACCCGCCGGTGAGTGTGCAGGGAGAAAAAATTGCGTACGGGGTTTGCTTGCCGTTGCGGTTTGGGAGTGAGTACTATGAGAAGACGGGTCTGGAGGAGAGCTGGACGGAGGAATGGGATGGGTGGCAGGGGGGTCCttag
- a CDS encoding hypothetical protein (EggNog:ENOG503PC1B; COG:S): MIKRLGEYCNLFCFLLLFHYRTIQLTTGKMSPYIICCPICGWRIYDIGAGWRNEFLCITPKKGKIYLTGLGVYDDPSSGGFIAPRNTAARYDDGYTRPQKDQFDTHRQAMSTAAVPLDRVFYSLDSAKDSLFPWEINGRDDEAEDAPWTADPRKVNVQTILDVIRLTERFPDDAKAKNLTTELSDLVGEFSWLFEAFLDDNRCPRDWKLLSQLLADKKKHHHHSVYSKGA, translated from the exons ATGATAAAAAGGCTTGGTGAATACTGCAACTTGTtttgctttcttcttctttttcattACCGAACAATTCAACTAACAACCGGGAAGATGAGTCCCTACATCATCTGCTGTCCTATCTGCGGATGGAGAATATACGACATAGGTGCCGGCTGGAGAAACGAATTTC TTTGCATCACACCAAAGAAGGGAAAGATTTACCTGACTGGACTCGGCGTCTATGACGACCCTAGCAGCGGCGGCTTTATTGCCCCACGAAATACAGCTGCCAGATATGACGACGGATACACCAGGCCTCAGAAGGATCAATTCGATACCCATAGG caaGCCATGTCAACAGCCGCGGTCCCCCTTGACCGGGTTTTCTATTCTCTTGACTCAGCCAAAGACTC CCTGTTTCCTTGGGAGATCAATGGACGCGATGATGAAGCAGAGGATGCGCCTTGGACCGCTGACCCACGTAAGGTGAATGTTCAAACGATACTAGACGTAATCAGACTCACCGAGAGATTTCCAGACGACGCCAAAGCCAAAAACCTGACCACCGAGCTATCAGACCTGGTCGGAGAGTTTTCTTGGCTTTTTGAGGCCTTTCTGGATGACAATCGGTGCCCAAGGGACTGGAAATTGCTGTCCCAACTACTCGCCGACAAAAAAAagcaccatcatcactccGTTTACTCGAAGGGGGCTTGA